A window of Terriglobus sp. RCC_193 contains these coding sequences:
- the lepA gene encoding translation elongation factor 4 produces MDPKFIRNFAIIAHIDHGKSTLSDRLLELTGSLTQREMQAQVLDAMDLERERGITIKAHSVRMMYQAHDGQTYQLNLIDTPGHVDFSYEVSRSLASCEGALLVVDASQGVEAQTLANAYLAISNGLEIIPVINKIDLPSADIPRTKEMIETTVGLPADHAIAVSAKTGLNVADILEAVVTLMPPPTGDAEKPLQALIFDSWFDPYKGVIVLARVINGRLRKGQRIKLMSNNKVFDVESMGVLTPKPVEIAELSAGEVGFFVATIKDVADTKVGDTITDPTNPATEMLPGFEDIKSMVFAGLYTVESHEHGALREALGKLKLNDASFSFEPESSVALGFGFRCGFLGLLHMEIIQERLEREFNLDLITTAPGVGYKVHLTGGTTLEVQNPSRWPDPTTIDSIEEPVIIAKILTNEEYVGNILKLVEEKRGKQQNMEYVSANRVMITYELPLNEIVLDFYDRLKSVSRGYASLDYHLSGTWTSPMVKMDILVSGEPVDALSIIVHRDFAYDRGKALVHKMKELIPRQMFEVAIQAAIGSKIVARETVSAIKKDVLAKCYGGDISRKRKLLDKQKEGKKRMKRIGKVDIPQEAFLAVLKVGE; encoded by the coding sequence ATGGACCCCAAATTCATTCGTAATTTCGCGATCATCGCGCACATCGACCACGGCAAGTCGACCCTTTCTGATCGCCTCCTCGAACTCACCGGCTCGCTCACGCAGCGAGAGATGCAGGCGCAGGTCCTCGACGCCATGGACCTCGAGCGTGAACGCGGCATCACCATCAAGGCCCACTCCGTGCGCATGATGTACCAGGCCCACGACGGCCAGACCTACCAGCTCAACCTCATCGACACCCCCGGCCACGTCGACTTCTCCTACGAAGTCTCGCGCTCCCTCGCCTCCTGCGAAGGCGCATTATTGGTGGTCGACGCGTCGCAGGGAGTCGAAGCGCAAACCCTCGCCAACGCCTATCTGGCCATCTCCAACGGCCTCGAAATTATCCCTGTTATCAACAAGATCGACCTCCCCTCTGCGGATATCCCGCGCACCAAGGAGATGATCGAGACCACCGTCGGCCTCCCTGCCGATCACGCCATCGCCGTCTCCGCAAAGACCGGCCTCAACGTGGCAGACATTCTCGAGGCGGTCGTCACGCTCATGCCGCCGCCCACCGGCGACGCAGAAAAGCCGCTCCAGGCGCTCATCTTCGACTCATGGTTTGACCCCTACAAGGGCGTCATCGTACTCGCCCGCGTCATCAACGGCCGCCTCCGCAAGGGCCAGCGCATCAAGCTCATGAGCAACAACAAAGTCTTCGACGTGGAATCCATGGGCGTCCTCACCCCCAAGCCCGTTGAAATCGCCGAACTCAGCGCGGGCGAAGTCGGCTTCTTTGTCGCCACCATTAAAGACGTGGCAGACACCAAGGTCGGCGACACCATCACCGACCCCACCAACCCCGCCACCGAAATGCTCCCCGGCTTTGAAGACATCAAGTCCATGGTCTTCGCCGGCCTCTACACGGTAGAGAGCCACGAGCACGGAGCATTACGTGAGGCGCTGGGAAAACTCAAGCTCAACGACGCGTCTTTCTCCTTCGAACCGGAATCGTCGGTAGCCCTCGGCTTCGGCTTCCGCTGCGGCTTCCTCGGCCTCCTCCACATGGAGATCATTCAGGAGCGCCTCGAGCGCGAGTTCAACCTCGACCTCATCACCACCGCCCCCGGCGTCGGCTACAAGGTCCACCTCACCGGCGGCACCACGCTTGAAGTGCAAAACCCGTCGCGCTGGCCCGACCCCACAACCATTGACTCCATCGAAGAGCCCGTCATCATCGCCAAAATCCTCACCAACGAGGAGTACGTCGGCAACATCCTCAAGCTCGTCGAAGAAAAGCGCGGCAAGCAGCAGAACATGGAGTACGTCTCCGCCAACCGCGTCATGATCACCTACGAGCTCCCGCTCAATGAGATCGTGCTCGACTTCTACGACCGCCTCAAGTCCGTCAGCCGCGGCTACGCCTCACTTGACTATCACCTCTCCGGCACCTGGACCAGCCCCATGGTGAAGATGGACATCCTCGTCTCCGGCGAACCCGTCGACGCACTCAGCATCATCGTCCACCGCGACTTCGCCTACGACCGCGGCAAAGCCCTCGTCCACAAGATGAAGGAGCTCATCCCCCGCCAGATGTTTGAGGTAGCCATCCAGGCCGCCATCGGCAGCAAGATCGTAGCGCGCGAGACGGTATCGGCCATCAAGAAAGACGTCCTAGCCAAGTGCTACGGCGGCGACATCAGCCGAAAGCGCAAACTCCTCGACAAGCAAAAAGAGGGCAAAAAGCGCATGAAACGAATCGGCAAAGTAGACATCCCCCAGGAAGCCTTCCTCGCCGTCCTAAAAGTCGGCGAGTAG
- a CDS encoding VWA domain-containing protein: MAVASILATLFAVAVWSQEPQSSPSPSVEPQRSADGSYTLHRSARLVVLDVVVTDRNDKIVTGLPKSAFHVTELDQPQTLLNFEEAGAHAVPATASIHSTAELDRVAPQAPVNILLLDEFNTRFEDMAFARYSLKKILQKQPDKLDTPTMLIAVSLNNFTVLQDYTQDKQALLNALNHHFAAYPWQVHNGGWVAERFATAFATLTRVAEAVIGHPGHKNMVWIGRGFPAYNFINGPVDTENRVNNAVQQCVNELRDARITLYTVDPAGIKMDPGAGYGPDAAFNDPFGGNYQFTKLAVATGGRSFYGRNDVDTVIGDGIRDGGSFYSLAYRPTTTSADPKKFRRIKVTLDDPNLKAITREGYYVELPPARVNPVNPSRRLAFEVLSADSSNMVYDGVPITLTPDAQNPDAFNIFIDGNGLIWSNATDTDPRRAEVVVIASTFDKKNKELKRISRIIRVAAQDVPPVGQIHHNLDLHFILDHDPKAVRARFVVRVSATGRIGTADAKLNQPAQAKVKSTSPQ; encoded by the coding sequence ATGGCGGTCGCATCCATTCTGGCAACGCTCTTCGCCGTTGCGGTGTGGTCACAGGAACCTCAATCCTCGCCATCCCCTAGCGTCGAACCGCAGCGTTCTGCGGATGGCAGTTACACGCTCCACCGCAGCGCCCGCCTCGTCGTTCTGGATGTCGTCGTAACCGATCGCAACGATAAGATCGTCACCGGCCTGCCGAAATCGGCCTTCCATGTCACCGAACTGGACCAGCCGCAGACCCTGCTCAACTTTGAAGAAGCCGGTGCGCACGCTGTTCCTGCGACTGCTTCCATCCACTCCACGGCAGAGCTGGATCGCGTCGCACCGCAGGCACCTGTGAACATCCTCCTTCTCGACGAGTTCAATACGCGTTTTGAGGACATGGCGTTCGCTCGCTACTCGCTGAAAAAGATCCTGCAGAAACAGCCTGACAAACTCGACACACCCACCATGCTGATCGCCGTCAGCCTCAACAACTTCACCGTCCTCCAGGACTACACACAGGACAAGCAGGCGCTCCTCAACGCTCTGAATCATCACTTCGCCGCCTACCCCTGGCAGGTGCATAACGGCGGTTGGGTCGCCGAGCGCTTCGCCACCGCCTTCGCCACACTCACACGTGTAGCCGAAGCCGTCATCGGTCATCCCGGCCACAAGAACATGGTGTGGATCGGTCGCGGCTTTCCCGCTTACAACTTCATCAACGGCCCCGTCGACACGGAGAACCGCGTCAACAACGCCGTGCAGCAGTGCGTGAACGAACTGCGCGATGCGCGCATCACGCTCTATACCGTGGACCCCGCCGGTATCAAGATGGACCCCGGCGCAGGCTACGGCCCCGACGCGGCCTTTAACGATCCCTTCGGCGGCAACTACCAGTTCACCAAACTCGCCGTGGCCACCGGAGGACGCAGCTTCTACGGCCGCAACGATGTGGACACCGTTATCGGCGACGGCATCCGCGATGGTGGCAGCTTCTACTCGCTCGCCTACCGTCCCACCACCACATCAGCCGACCCCAAGAAATTCCGCCGCATCAAGGTCACGCTGGACGACCCCAACCTGAAAGCCATCACCCGCGAAGGCTATTACGTCGAGCTGCCCCCGGCGCGTGTGAATCCCGTCAATCCATCGCGTCGTCTTGCCTTTGAAGTGCTTTCCGCAGACTCCAGCAACATGGTCTACGACGGTGTGCCGATCACCCTCACACCCGACGCGCAAAATCCCGACGCCTTCAACATCTTCATCGACGGCAATGGCCTCATCTGGTCCAACGCCACAGACACCGACCCGCGCCGCGCCGAAGTCGTCGTGATCGCATCCACCTTCGACAAGAAGAACAAGGAACTGAAACGCATCTCACGCATCATCCGTGTGGCCGCGCAGGACGTCCCACCCGTGGGCCAGATCCACCACAACCTTGACCTGCACTTCATCCTCGATCACGATCCCAAAGCAGTGCGCGCCCGCTTCGTCGTCCGCGTCTCCGCCACAGGCCGCATCGGCACCGCCGACGCAAAGCTGAATCAGCCAGCGCAGGCGAAGGTAAAAAGCACCTCGCCCCAATAG
- a CDS encoding GH92 family glycosyl hydrolase, with translation MITRRRFLESAAVAATLAHMESRSLMALSQKAVAKDDVLQWVDPRIGTGGHGHCYPGASMPFGAVQLSPDTYNDGWDWSSGYHITDDSIMGFSHTHLSGTGVGDLLDFLVMAGTGKAKLQPGDRKNPEEGYRSRFTHSTEVTTPGYYSVMLDTYKIKAELTATERVGVHRYTFPKSDEAYLIVDLHHAHLTKHGTTVVSSEVELTAADTLQGGHVTNGWGNGRHAYFSMQFSKKPKKVEIFSDDQPVSGKRAEGVNLKAVLYFHTKANETIIVKTGISAVDAAGAAKNVAAEVKGFDFDGTRMTAAAAWRRQLGKVRASFIDDTHRTIFYTSLYHMSLGPVLFDDVDGRYRAMDNTVKSLPAGERNYTTFSLWDTFRAAHPAYTIIEPERVPQFVNTLIRMGEESPAGAPVWPLWGRETECMTGFHCSSVIAEAQKKGFNADYKRAYAMLQKGRADDVQGMTWHKEHGYIPADLEGESVSKHVEFCYDDWAMANIASRLGMTTERDERLKMSKGYRNNWDASVGFLRPKLSTGEWTTPFDPIEMRHWEKWWDYTESNAWQTTFTVQCDPGGMIDMIGGNAPFVTKLDALFNQPSTLPSYAPPDIAGMVGQYAHGNEPSHHVAYLYVYAGAPHKTQSRVRSLMDTMYKAEPDGMQGNEDVGQMSAWYFLSALGFYPVDPVSGIYVLGSPVTTGATLDMGKGRVLKIEVQRTNASDAYVKEFRLNGTVQDKAWFRHSDIANGGTLTFVMSATPNEALGADVKGIPPSQEI, from the coding sequence ATGATTACTCGCCGTAGGTTTCTGGAATCCGCTGCTGTTGCTGCCACGCTTGCTCATATGGAATCGCGCTCGTTGATGGCGCTTTCACAAAAGGCTGTTGCGAAGGATGATGTGTTGCAGTGGGTGGACCCGCGCATTGGAACGGGTGGGCATGGACACTGCTATCCGGGTGCGAGTATGCCGTTTGGTGCGGTGCAGCTTTCGCCGGATACGTACAACGATGGCTGGGACTGGAGCAGCGGTTACCACATTACCGATGACAGCATTATGGGATTCAGCCATACGCATTTAAGCGGCACGGGTGTGGGCGATCTGCTGGACTTCCTGGTGATGGCGGGGACAGGCAAAGCGAAATTGCAGCCGGGTGACCGGAAAAATCCGGAAGAGGGATATCGTTCGCGGTTTACGCACAGCACAGAGGTGACGACGCCGGGCTACTACTCCGTGATGCTGGACACGTACAAGATCAAAGCTGAGCTGACGGCGACGGAGCGTGTGGGTGTGCATCGGTACACGTTTCCCAAGAGCGATGAGGCTTATCTGATTGTGGACCTGCATCATGCGCACCTGACGAAACATGGCACCACGGTGGTGAGCAGCGAAGTGGAGCTGACCGCCGCGGATACGTTGCAGGGTGGGCATGTAACGAATGGATGGGGCAATGGGCGTCATGCTTACTTCTCCATGCAGTTCTCAAAGAAGCCTAAGAAGGTGGAGATCTTTTCAGACGATCAGCCGGTGAGCGGCAAGAGGGCTGAGGGTGTGAACCTGAAAGCGGTTCTCTACTTCCATACGAAGGCCAACGAAACGATCATCGTGAAGACGGGCATCAGCGCGGTGGATGCCGCGGGTGCTGCGAAGAACGTTGCTGCAGAAGTGAAAGGCTTTGATTTTGATGGCACGCGCATGACGGCGGCGGCGGCGTGGCGCAGGCAGTTGGGTAAGGTGCGCGCTTCGTTTATTGACGATACGCATCGCACGATCTTTTACACGTCGCTGTATCACATGAGCCTGGGGCCGGTGCTGTTTGACGATGTGGATGGCCGCTACCGTGCGATGGATAACACGGTGAAATCGCTGCCTGCGGGTGAACGGAACTACACCACGTTTTCGCTGTGGGATACGTTCCGCGCGGCGCATCCCGCTTACACGATCATTGAGCCGGAGCGTGTGCCGCAGTTTGTGAATACGTTGATCCGCATGGGAGAGGAAAGTCCTGCGGGTGCGCCGGTGTGGCCGCTGTGGGGTCGTGAGACGGAGTGCATGACGGGCTTTCACTGCTCGTCAGTCATTGCCGAGGCGCAGAAGAAGGGATTCAACGCGGATTACAAGCGTGCGTATGCGATGTTGCAGAAGGGCCGTGCGGATGATGTGCAGGGCATGACGTGGCACAAGGAGCATGGCTATATCCCGGCTGATCTTGAGGGTGAGTCGGTTTCGAAGCATGTGGAGTTCTGCTATGACGACTGGGCGATGGCGAACATTGCATCGCGGCTGGGCATGACGACGGAACGCGATGAGCGGCTGAAGATGTCAAAGGGATACCGGAACAACTGGGATGCGAGTGTTGGCTTCCTGAGGCCGAAGCTGTCGACCGGCGAATGGACCACGCCGTTTGATCCGATTGAGATGCGGCACTGGGAGAAGTGGTGGGACTACACCGAGAGCAACGCGTGGCAGACAACGTTTACGGTGCAGTGCGATCCGGGCGGCATGATCGACATGATTGGCGGCAATGCGCCGTTTGTAACGAAGCTGGATGCGCTATTCAATCAGCCGAGCACGTTACCGTCGTATGCGCCGCCGGACATTGCGGGTATGGTGGGGCAGTATGCGCATGGCAATGAGCCTTCGCACCATGTTGCGTATCTCTACGTGTATGCCGGTGCGCCGCACAAGACACAGAGCCGCGTACGCAGCCTGATGGACACGATGTACAAAGCAGAGCCGGATGGCATGCAGGGCAACGAGGATGTGGGCCAGATGTCAGCGTGGTACTTCCTGAGTGCGCTTGGTTTCTATCCTGTTGATCCAGTGAGCGGCATCTATGTGCTGGGCTCGCCGGTGACGACGGGCGCAACGCTGGATATGGGCAAGGGGCGTGTGCTGAAGATTGAAGTGCAACGCACGAATGCCTCGGATGCTTATGTGAAGGAGTTCCGCCTGAATGGAACGGTGCAGGACAAGGCGTGGTTCCGGCATAGCGATATTGCGAATGGTGGCACGCTGACGTTTGTGATGAGTGCGACGCCGAATGAGGCGCTGGGCGCGGATGTGAAGGGGATTCCGCCTTCGCAGGAGATTTAA
- a CDS encoding carboxypeptidase regulatory-like domain-containing protein, protein MFRMLPVALVAVSTCSYAQTITGSVNGTVTDASGAVLPNAKVTVTNVQTNVSSSTQSTSTGVYNIRFLQVGQYKVTIEAQGFAPQTLGPFALEAGQDAKFDAKLGAEGGTQTVNVQASLVPLLNTESGELGTTLDTHAIDSIPLQGRNFSSLTIFTPGAVATDPTVFTGQNAIERSKDGGAQVSVNGNRQQANNYLLDGIEINETINNTIGYNPSPDALDQVRTVSSNAQAEYGNVNGGDVIALLKSGTNKFHGSAFYYVTDDSFNANTWVNGLSATPVPKTSETSNIFGGTIGGPMLKDKLFFFADYSGNRYHKGGYSDVNVATARMRAGDFGEVPFQLYDAQAAGKPAFVNNQLPTTALNPVARYLFAHPELYPLPNQAAQAGTITTGNYRGVTKQRIYNDQFDVKVDYRYRDKDTMFVRYSQSTAGDTNTAPIALAFPTASTYPTKGVAINYVHTFTPTIQNEFRAGFFRTAWHQGVPTDTTGVFGANGNATVGIAGGSPVPGFAAQNITSTGTNLASSSGGAAFGNSGIYSDNVMNNFTYGDNLTIQKGNHVIKMGAQFIRYQQNSLYTGNDGAQGQMTYNGNYTANTAVSGASGFGVADFYLDRASSAGRGTLAGHTGQRQWRDAWFVQDDWKLMPTLTVNLGLRWEYDQPIYEVNNKQANLNLATGAIELAGQNGNSRALYNPTWTNFMPRVGFSWNPKQKLVVRGGFGTTTYLEGTGANLRLTINPPFQTSISYTGSAPTTTGAGTYTTAETAFTQNSNATCSYTTDPTCSAKFRAWDPNLKPSTVTEYSLTTEYQLNNYSSFQVGYVGQYAYHLIQAVAANQLTAPCFVNGSLVAYNSASCFAVNKSPYYQVVGQSGTVPLTASQAMANYNALQATFRQRLRGGLQFTANYAYAKALTNSIGFYGVSKVNGASAYAADPRNNSLEYGPNGTDVRHNVNFTATYELPFGRGRKFGGNMPRLVDEVVGGWRVAASGFVYTGFPVTITSNNINSGVNSNQQRMVKYRPLKIVNRSVQHWFGTDASATPCLTAGVDNGVCAYGLPADGVISPQRPGTERTPGYQQYDASVFKDFNITESQKISFRVDASNVLNIASYGNPDGTAQDASSGTFGRISDTRSGPRMLQLSAKYSF, encoded by the coding sequence ATGTTTCGAATGCTTCCCGTCGCCCTTGTGGCGGTTTCAACCTGTAGCTACGCCCAGACCATTACCGGCAGTGTGAACGGCACCGTGACGGACGCGTCTGGTGCCGTTTTGCCGAATGCCAAGGTGACTGTCACCAATGTGCAGACCAACGTAAGCAGTTCCACCCAGAGCACGAGTACGGGTGTCTACAACATCCGCTTTCTGCAGGTGGGCCAGTACAAAGTAACCATTGAGGCGCAGGGATTTGCGCCACAGACACTGGGACCGTTCGCTCTTGAAGCAGGCCAGGACGCGAAGTTTGACGCGAAGCTGGGCGCCGAAGGTGGTACCCAGACGGTGAACGTGCAGGCGTCCCTGGTGCCGCTGCTGAATACTGAAAGCGGCGAACTGGGCACCACGCTGGACACGCATGCCATTGACAGCATTCCGCTGCAGGGCCGTAACTTCTCATCGCTGACGATCTTTACGCCGGGTGCGGTGGCGACCGATCCCACGGTTTTCACGGGTCAGAATGCCATTGAGCGCAGCAAGGATGGCGGCGCGCAGGTGTCAGTGAACGGGAACCGACAGCAGGCGAACAACTATCTGCTGGACGGCATTGAGATCAACGAGACGATCAACAACACGATTGGCTATAACCCAAGCCCGGATGCCCTGGACCAGGTGCGCACCGTGAGCAGCAACGCGCAGGCCGAGTACGGCAACGTGAACGGCGGCGATGTGATTGCGCTGCTGAAGAGCGGCACCAACAAGTTTCACGGCAGCGCGTTCTATTACGTGACGGACGACAGCTTTAACGCGAACACGTGGGTGAACGGCCTGAGCGCGACGCCAGTTCCGAAGACGAGCGAGACGAGCAACATCTTTGGTGGAACGATTGGCGGGCCGATGCTGAAGGACAAGCTGTTCTTCTTTGCGGATTATTCCGGCAACCGGTACCACAAGGGCGGCTACAGCGATGTGAACGTGGCGACAGCCCGTATGCGTGCAGGCGACTTTGGTGAAGTGCCGTTCCAGTTGTACGACGCGCAGGCTGCAGGCAAGCCGGCGTTTGTGAACAACCAATTGCCCACGACGGCGCTGAACCCTGTTGCGCGTTACCTGTTCGCGCATCCGGAACTGTATCCGCTGCCGAACCAGGCAGCGCAGGCAGGAACGATCACCACGGGTAACTATCGCGGTGTGACGAAGCAGCGCATTTACAACGACCAGTTTGACGTGAAGGTGGACTACCGCTACCGCGACAAGGACACGATGTTTGTGCGTTACAGCCAGAGCACGGCGGGCGACACGAACACGGCTCCGATTGCGCTGGCGTTCCCCACGGCTTCGACCTATCCGACGAAGGGTGTGGCGATCAATTACGTACACACGTTCACGCCGACGATCCAGAACGAGTTCCGCGCTGGCTTCTTCCGGACGGCGTGGCACCAGGGTGTGCCTACAGATACGACAGGCGTCTTTGGCGCGAATGGCAACGCCACGGTTGGCATTGCTGGCGGCAGCCCCGTTCCGGGATTTGCGGCGCAGAACATCACATCCACGGGAACCAACCTGGCGTCGAGTTCTGGCGGTGCAGCGTTTGGCAACTCCGGCATTTATTCCGACAACGTGATGAACAACTTTACCTATGGCGATAACCTGACGATCCAGAAGGGCAATCACGTTATCAAAATGGGCGCACAGTTCATCCGTTACCAACAGAACAGCCTGTACACCGGCAATGACGGCGCACAGGGCCAGATGACCTACAACGGCAACTACACCGCGAACACGGCTGTTTCCGGAGCCAGCGGCTTTGGTGTGGCGGACTTCTACCTGGACCGTGCAAGCTCCGCAGGCCGCGGAACGCTGGCAGGCCACACGGGCCAGCGCCAGTGGCGCGATGCGTGGTTTGTTCAGGATGACTGGAAGCTGATGCCCACACTGACCGTGAACCTGGGTCTGCGTTGGGAGTATGACCAGCCTATCTACGAAGTGAATAACAAGCAGGCCAACCTGAACCTGGCCACCGGTGCGATTGAACTGGCAGGGCAGAACGGCAACAGTCGCGCACTGTACAACCCAACGTGGACGAACTTTATGCCGCGTGTTGGCTTCTCGTGGAACCCGAAGCAGAAGCTTGTGGTCCGCGGTGGCTTTGGAACCACGACGTACCTGGAAGGCACGGGCGCGAACCTTCGCCTGACGATTAACCCGCCGTTCCAGACGTCGATTTCGTACACCGGCAGTGCTCCAACGACGACGGGTGCGGGTACGTACACCACGGCTGAGACTGCATTCACACAGAACTCGAATGCAACCTGCTCTTACACGACCGATCCAACGTGCAGCGCGAAGTTCCGTGCGTGGGACCCGAACCTGAAGCCCTCTACCGTAACGGAATACAGCCTGACGACGGAGTACCAGTTGAACAACTACTCGTCATTCCAGGTGGGTTATGTGGGGCAGTATGCGTACCACCTGATCCAGGCTGTGGCTGCAAACCAGTTGACCGCTCCCTGCTTTGTGAACGGATCGCTGGTGGCCTATAACTCTGCTTCCTGTTTTGCGGTGAACAAGTCTCCGTACTACCAGGTGGTGGGTCAGTCGGGCACGGTGCCGTTGACTGCATCGCAAGCGATGGCGAACTACAACGCGCTGCAGGCGACGTTCCGTCAGCGGCTGCGTGGTGGCCTGCAGTTCACAGCGAACTACGCATATGCGAAGGCACTGACGAACAGCATTGGCTTCTATGGTGTGTCGAAGGTGAACGGCGCCAGCGCGTATGCTGCGGATCCCCGCAACAACTCGCTGGAATACGGACCGAACGGCACGGACGTGCGCCACAACGTGAACTTCACGGCGACGTATGAACTGCCGTTTGGACGTGGCCGCAAGTTTGGTGGAAACATGCCGCGCCTGGTAGATGAAGTGGTTGGTGGATGGCGTGTGGCTGCCTCTGGCTTTGTGTACACGGGCTTTCCGGTCACGATTACCAGCAACAACATCAACTCTGGCGTGAACAGCAATCAACAGCGCATGGTGAAGTACCGTCCGCTGAAGATTGTGAACCGCAGCGTGCAGCACTGGTTTGGTACGGACGCTTCGGCTACACCGTGCCTTACGGCCGGCGTGGACAACGGTGTGTGTGCGTACGGTTTGCCTGCGGATGGTGTGATCAGCCCGCAGCGCCCCGGCACGGAACGTACGCCTGGCTACCAGCAGTATGACGCGTCAGTGTTCAAGGACTTCAACATCACGGAGAGCCAGAAGATCAGCTTCCGCGTGGATGCCTCGAACGTGCTGAACATTGCAAGCTACGGCAACCCGGATGGCACGGCGCAGGATGCTTCCAGCGGCACGTTTGGACGCATCAGCGACACGCGTTCCGGACCGCGTATGCTGCAGCTTTCCGCAAAGTACTCGTTCTAA